TTCGCGCACGCGTCGGGCGTCCAGCCGCTGCCGCCGACGATCGCGAACGGCCGTTCCGCGCGCGCGAGCCGCTCGCGCAGCTCGTCCAACTGCGCGGCCGACGGCGCGGCCGCGACGCGCTTCGCAGCCGGCACGGCGGGTTGCGCCGCGCACGCTTCGGACAGCACGTCCTCCGGCAGCGCGAGCACGACCGGCCCGGGACGGCCGGACGTCGCGACGTGGAACGCATGGCTCAGATATTCGGGGATGCGGCGCGGGTCGTCGATCTGCGCGACCCATTTCGCCATCTGGCCGAACATCCGGCGGTAGTCGATTTCCTGGAAGGCTTCGCGGTCGAGGTGCTCGCGCGCGCACTGGCCGACGAACAGGATCATCGGCGTCGAATCCTGGAACGCGGTATGCACGCCGATCGACGCGTGGGTCGCGCCGGGCCCGCGCGTGACGAACGCGATGCCCGGGCGGCCGGTCAGCTTGCCGACGGCCTCGGCCATGTTCGCGGCGGCCGCCTCGTGGCGGCACACGATCGTCTGGATGCGCGCGGTGTCGTCCGCCAGCGCATCGAGTACGGCGAGGAAGCTCTCGCCCGGCACGCAGAACACGCGTTCGACGTGATTGGCGAGCAACGCATCGACGAGCAGTCGCGCACCGGTGGTGGCGCGCGGCTCGAGATCCTTGGAATGCGACATGGGCTGCCGTCTCCCTGGGTAACGGGACGTACAGCTTACGCCCGTTGGCGGGGCGGTGAAAGGTGCCGGAGCGCGGGGCTGGGCCGGGCGGCGCGTCTGCCGTGTTCGTCAGTTCCGGCTGGCCGAAAGGATAGCTTGTGCGCGATCGCCCGACGGTGAAAAGTGAGCGCTTCGGATGTCGAGTCGAACACGCATTTCGCTCACCGATGCCGTGTGACCAAATAACAATAAAATGGGTGGCTGTTCAATAGTAAAATTTCCCGGAATGACTAACGGGATCGAGGATCATCATGGCAACCGAAACGATCGATCAGAAGACGCTCGTCCAGCTCGTCGAAGCCGGCGCCGTGCGCGCCGCGCGCGTGGTCGGCTGCGGCAACGGCTGGGCCGTTTCGGCCCGCTGCGGCGCGAACGAACGATTCCTGTCGGCCAAGCGCGGCGATGTGCGCGTGTTCCGCCGTTTTGAAACGCTGGTCAGTTTTCTGCGCGATATCGGCATCAGCCGGTTCGACGTGGACGCATCGGATTTCGACCCGGATGCGGCTGGAGGGGCGACCCGGCCCGATCGCGCGGCCGCGTTGAAAGCGGCCCACGAAGCGGCCGCCCACGATCGCTGGTTCCGCGATCAGGTGCAGCAGGCGCTGGACGACCCGCGCCCGTCGGTTCCCGATGCCGAGGTCAGGGCCGGGCTTGCGTCGCGCCGCGCCGCGCTGCGCCAACGGATCGCGGGCAAGCGGGGTAAGGCTGCTTGACCCTCGCGCTGCACTGGCATCCGAAGGCGTGCGAGGATCGCGCCGCGATCATGGACTACATCGGCCACGACGACCCGCTGGCCGCGCTCGAACTGGACGAGTTGCTGGAGGAGCGGGCCGCGACATTGCCGGCGCACGCTGAGCTGTACCGGCAAGGGCGCGTGGCGGGCACGCGCGAGTTGGTGGTCGCGCCGAACTATATACTCGTGTATCGCATCCGACCGGCCGACGGCATCGTGGAGATCCTCCGCGTCTTGCATGCGCGGCGGCAGTGGCCGTGATGCGTCGCGTTCAGCACTCGACGATATTCACCGCCAGCCCGCCGCGCGACGTTTCCTTGTACTTCGTCTTCATGTCGGCGCCCGTTTCGCGCATCGTCTTGATCACGGAGTCGAGCGACACATAGTGCGAGCCGTCGCCGCGCAGCGCCATGCGCGCCGCGTTGACGGCCTTCACCGACGCCATCGCGTTGCGCTCGATGCACGGGATCTGCACCATCCCGCCGACCGGGTCGCAGGTCAGGCCGAGGTTGTGTTCCATGCCGATCTCGGCCGCGTTCTCGACCTGGTGTGGCGTGCCGCCGAGCACCGCCGCGAGTGCGCCGGCCGCCATCGAGCAGGCGACGCCCACTTCGCCCTGGCAGCCGACTTCCGCGCCCGAGATCGACGCGTTGAGCTTGTAGAGAATGCCGATCGCGGCGGCCGTCAGCAGGAAATCGATCACGCCCTGCTCGTTCGCGCCGGGCGTGAAGCGCGTGTAGTAGTGCAGCACGGCCGGGATGATGCCGGCCGCGCCGTTGGTCGGCGCGGTGACGACGCGCCCGCCGGCTGCGTTTTCCTCGTTGACCGCGATCGCGTACAGGTTGATCCAGTCGATCATCGACAGCGGATCCTGCAGCGCGCGCTCCGGGTTGGCGGTCAGCGCGCGATACAGTTGCGGCGCGCGGCGCTTGACCTGGAACGGGCCGGGCAGGTTGCCTTCGGCGTCCGGGTTGCCGATCCCGCAGCCGCGCGACACGCACGACTGCATCACGGCCCAGATCTTCAGCAGCCCGTCGCGCGTTTCTTCCTCGCTATGCCACGCGCGCTCGTTTTCCCACATCAGTTGCGCGATCGACTTGCCGGTCGATTCCGTCAGCGCGAGCAACTCCGCGCCGGTACGGAACGGGTGCGTCATCTGCTCGGCCGCGCTCAGCACCTTCGTGTTCGGCGCGCCGGCCGTCACGACGAAGCCGCCGCCGACCGACAGGTACGTGCGTTCGACCAGCACCGCGCCGTTCGCGTCGCTCGCGCGCAGCTTCATCCCGTTCGGGTGCTCGGGCAGCGCCTGGCGGTAGAACGCGATGTTGTCCTTCAGCACGAACGGCACCGGATGCGTGCCGAGCAGCGCGAGCGTCTTCGACTTGCGCACGGCGTCGAGCCGCGCGTCGATCGTGTCGGGATCGACGGTGTCGGGCGCGTCGCCGAGCAGGCCGAGCATCACGCCGCGGTCGGTGCCGTGGCCCTTGCCGGTCGCGCCGAGCGAGCCGTACAGCTCGACCTTCACGTGGGCCGTCGCATCGAGCAGCCCGTCGCGCTCGAGGCCCTGGACGAACATCAGCGCCGCGCGCATCGGCCCGACCGTATGCGAGCTGGACGGACCAATGCCGATCTTGAAGAGGTCAAACACGCTGACTGCCATTTCGATACCTGCCTTGCTGTAAGAATACTACCGCGCCTGCAATGGCAGGCACGCGGCGAGCCATGCGGGCGGTGTTGGGGAAAGCTGCTG
The nucleotide sequence above comes from Burkholderia pyrrocinia. Encoded proteins:
- a CDS encoding type II toxin-antitoxin system RelE/ParE family toxin; translation: MTLALHWHPKACEDRAAIMDYIGHDDPLAALELDELLEERAATLPAHAELYRQGRVAGTRELVVAPNYILVYRIRPADGIVEILRVLHARRQWP
- a CDS encoding L-serine ammonia-lyase, with the protein product MAVSVFDLFKIGIGPSSSHTVGPMRAALMFVQGLERDGLLDATAHVKVELYGSLGATGKGHGTDRGVMLGLLGDAPDTVDPDTIDARLDAVRKSKTLALLGTHPVPFVLKDNIAFYRQALPEHPNGMKLRASDANGAVLVERTYLSVGGGFVVTAGAPNTKVLSAAEQMTHPFRTGAELLALTESTGKSIAQLMWENERAWHSEEETRDGLLKIWAVMQSCVSRGCGIGNPDAEGNLPGPFQVKRRAPQLYRALTANPERALQDPLSMIDWINLYAIAVNEENAAGGRVVTAPTNGAAGIIPAVLHYYTRFTPGANEQGVIDFLLTAAAIGILYKLNASISGAEVGCQGEVGVACSMAAGALAAVLGGTPHQVENAAEIGMEHNLGLTCDPVGGMVQIPCIERNAMASVKAVNAARMALRGDGSHYVSLDSVIKTMRETGADMKTKYKETSRGGLAVNIVEC